A section of the Castanea sativa cultivar Marrone di Chiusa Pesio chromosome 12, ASM4071231v1 genome encodes:
- the LOC142620626 gene encoding uncharacterized protein LOC142620626, with translation MTQLGFLQQNAFFIVKSYASTGLSESKHQQQQQEKHSFTVSYLINSCGLSSKSALLASQKAQFGNPDRPDSVLSLLKEHGFTNTQIAKLVRTHPMLLLSDPGKTLLPKIEFFLSKVGVSSSDLTRILTSSPLLLVRSLENHLIPCYNFLKSVLVVDEKVITTLKRSQLSFLYDVTNNMVPNIALLREFGVPESAISFLVTNFPGIAFIKHARFVKAVHEVKEMGFDPSKSVFVLAVQVILKMKKPMWESKLEVYKRWGWSKDVALLAFRRNPNCVLLSEEKITKTMDFLVHKMGCPSADIAKNPSVLGLSLEKRIIPRFSVFQLLLVKDLIKNKFSSATFLLPSEKCFLEKFVIKFQANFPQLLDVYQGKMDLLDVGIQSEKCIVSFVDSVGVKIYGCALHGCLVLNVCNVITDTSLISHWLTSSLPLPGTIFLLGVGPKEKHCCYNICCCCGVEILSI, from the exons ATGACCCAACTGGGTTTTCTTCAGCAAAATGCTTTCTTTATTGTGAAATCATATGCATCAACAGGTTTGTCTGaatcaaaacaccaacaacagcaacaagAAAAACATTCTTTTACAGTGTCTTACCTCATAAACTCTTGTGGGTTGTCCTCAAAATCTGCTCTTTTAGCATCACAGAAGGCACAATTTGGAAACCCAGATAGACCAGACTCAGTGCTTAGTCTTCTCAAAGAGCATGGGTTTACCAATACCCAAATCGCCAAACTTGTCAGAACGCACCCAATGTTGCTTTTATCTGATCCTGGGAAGACCCTTTTGcccaaaattgagtttttccTTTCTAAGGTAGGGGTTTCAAGCTCTGACCTCACTAGGATTCTCACTTCAAGTCCTTTACTATTGGTTAGGAGTTTAGAGAACCATCTTATCCCCTGCTATAATTTCCTCAAGAGTGTACTTGTGGTGGACGAGAAAGTTATTACTACTTTGAAGCGGTCACAGCTTTCTTTTCTATATGATGTAACCAATAATATGGTTCCAAATATTGCACTTTTGAGAGAATTTGGAGTACCTGAATCAGCCATCTCTTTTTTGGTGACTAATTTTCCGGGTATTGCGTTCATTAAACATGCCAGGTTTGTTAAGGCTGTCCATGAGGTTAAGGAAATGGGATTTGATCCTTCGAAATCGGTATTTGTCCTAGCAGTCCAGGTgattttgaagatgaagaagccAATGTGGGAATCTAAATTGGAAGTTTATAAGAGGTGGGGTTGGTCCAAGGATGTAGCTCTGTTAGCATTTAGAAGGAATCCAAATTGTGTGCTTTTATCAGAAGAGAAGATCACAAAAACAATGGACTTCCTTGTACACAAAATGGGTTGCCCGTCTGCAGACATTGCTAAAAATCCTTCAGTTCTAGGTTTAAGCTTGGAGAAGAGGATTATCCCTAGGTTTTCAGTTTTTCAACTTTTGTTAGTCAAGGATTTGATCAAGAATAAGTTCTCCTCAGCAACCTTTTTACTACCTAGCGAGAAGTGCTTTTTGGAAAAGTTTGTGATTAAATTTCAGGCCAATTTTCCTCAATTGTTGGATGTGTATCAAGGTAAGATGGATCTTCTGGATGTAGGAATTCAATCGGAGAAG TGCATTGTTAGTTTTGTTGATTCTGTTGGTGTCAAAATTTATGGGTGTGCATTGCATGGATGTTTAGTGCTTAATGTATGTAATGTGATCACAGACACGTCTCTCATAAGTCACTGGTTGACTTCTTCATTGCCATTGCCTGGGACTATATTTCTACTTGGTGTTGGACCAAAAGAGAAACACTGCTGCTACAACATCTGCTGTTGTTGTGGTGTAGAAATCCTCTCCATTTGA